One genomic region from Phragmites australis chromosome 1, lpPhrAust1.1, whole genome shotgun sequence encodes:
- the LOC133914571 gene encoding protein indeterminate-domain 7-like: MFQQQQQQLLQEQAEAADQESSMSNLTSSASGGPNPPPPPAPAASGNKRKRSLPGNPDPDSEVVALSPATLMATNRFVCEICGKGFQRDQNLQLHRRGHNLPWKLKQRGTGKEVQRKKVYVCPEASCVHHDPARALGDLTGIKKHFFRKHGEKKWKCDKCSKKYAVHSDWKAHSKICGTREYKCDCGTIFSRRDSFITHRAFCDALTEENAKVIGLNAMATAAPAHHPLFFSPPLPLQVMQHKELAALQEHHQEVMQHQQQVPQHCNYAMKTEMPPWPTMPYDHQSHPLLQPFCNAAQSSATSAPPPPQQQQQPAASAHLSATALLQKAAQMGATIGGAGAAGAGAHYTQMAGAATSAPGSATFGLGLPGLNAQLDESMGGLARTASHGRGGEDGAGRGGDGMTRDFLGLRSFSHRDILGLAGFDSSCMGAVNGNTDLGCYEPQQHAQAQQQQQQSSKEPWHGMGSQ, encoded by the exons ATgtttcagcagcagcagcagcagctcttgCAGGAACAAGCAGAAGCGGCAGATCAGGAGAGCAGCATGTCCAACCTCACCTCATCCGCGTCCGGCGGCCCCAACCCGCCTCCTcccccggcgccggcggcctccgGCAACAAGCGCAAGCGGAGCCTCCCCGGGAACCCCG ATCCTGACTCGGAGGTGGTGGCGCTTTCGCCGGCGACGCTGATGGCGACGAACCGGTTCGTGTGCGAGATCTGCGGGAAGGGGTTCCAGCGGGACCAGAACCTGCAGCTGCACCGGCGCGGGCACAACCTGCCGTGGAAGCTGAAGCAGCGCGGCACGGGTAAGGAGGTGCAGCGCAAGAAGGTGTACGTGTGCCCGGAGGCCTCGTGCGTGCACCACGACCCCGCCCGCGCGCTGGGCGACCTCACCGGGATCAAGAAGCACTTCTTCCGCAAGCACGGCGAGAAGAAGTGGAAGTGCGACAAGTGCTCCAAGAAGTACGCCGTCCACTCCGACTGGAAGGCGCACTCCAAGATCTGCGGCACCAGAGAGTACAAGTGCGACTGCGGCACCATCTTCTCCAG GCGGGATAGCTTCATCACGCACCGCGCCTTCTGCGACGCGCTCACCGAGGAGAACGCCAAGGTCATCGGCCTCAACGCCATGGCCACAGCCGCGCCGGCGCACCACCCGCTGTTCTTCTCGCCACCGCTGCCGCTGCAGGTGATGCAGCACAAGGAGCTCGCCGCGCTCCAGGAACACCACCAGGAGGTCAtgcagcaccagcagcaggtGCCGCAGCACTGCAACTACGCCATGAAGACGGAGATGCCGCCGTGGCCGACGATGCCCTACGACCACCAAAGCCACCCGCTGCTGCAGCCGTTCTGCAACGCCGCGCAGAGCTCGGCAACGTccgcgccgccaccaccgcagcagcagcagcagcccgcGGCCTCCGCGCACCTGTCGGCCACGGCGCTGCTACAGAAGGCCGCGCAGATGGGCGCGACCataggcggcgccggcgccgcgggcgcgggcgcgcaCTACACCCAGATGGCAGGCGCCGCGACGAGCGCGCCCGGCAGCGCCACCTTCGGGCTCGGCCTCCCGGGCCTGAACGCCCAGCTGGACGAGAGCATGGGCGGACTCGCAAGAACCGCCTCccacggccgcggcggcgaggacggAGCCGGCAGGGGAGGCGATGGCATGACGAGGGACTTCCTGGGGCTGCGCTCCTTCTCGCACCGCGACATCCTCGGCCTCGCCGGCTTCGACTCGTCGTGCATGGGTGCCGTGAACGGCAACACCGACCTGGGCTGCTACGAGCCACAGCAACATGCAcaggcgcagcagcagcagcagcaaagcaGCAAAGAGCCATGGCATGGCATGGGTAGCCAATAG